A window of Candidatus Gracilibacteria bacterium genomic DNA:
TTTTATTCCAGCCTGCGCATCTGTTGAAAATGAGAGTCTCCCGGCTTTGACGTTACGTTCTACCAGTTCAGCGAGTCCTGGTTCATAAATAGGTATTTCTCCATTATTGAGCTGATCAATCTTACTTGCATCAATATCAATACACATCACATCATGACCTACTTGAGCCAGACACGTTCATGATACGAGCCCAGCGTATCCAGTTCCAAATATTGTAAGTTTCATCTATGGTATTTATTATATTTTGAGTATAGAATACTTTTTTTTATAAAAAGTTCAATAATCTTATGATTTTTGTTTCTCTATATAGTTCCAACTGTCTGTAATGGATTCTTGGATAGTTTTTGTTGTTTTCCAAGCGAGGATTTTTAGAGCTTTTTCAGGATTACAATAGGCTGTTGCGATATCTCAAGGTCGTCTATTGGAAACTGTGTAGGGAAGTGCTGTACCAGTGACTTCCTCAGTTATTTCAATCATTTCCATCACAGAGCTCCCCGTTCACGTTCAGAGATTAAAAGTTTCAAATATTCACTGAGTTTTATTATTTTCTAACCACTCAAGTGCAGCGATATGTCAGGCAGCTAAATCCTCAACATGTATATAGTCTCGAACTCAGGTACCATCTACTGTCTCATAATCATCCCCAAATACTTTGAGTTGACTCAGTTCTCAAGATGCTACTTTCATTATGTATGGAAGCAAATTATTAGGAATATCTCGTGGATTCTCTCCTATCAGTCCAGAGCTATGAGCTCCAATCGGATTAAAATACCTCAAATTTGCTACTTTGAGTCACTGATGAGTGGCTAAATCTCGCAAGATATTTTCTATAATAAACTTACTTGTACCGTATGGGTTAGAGGTATTTCAAGTTGGTGAGTCTTCACGCAGTGGTGAGAGAGCACTTGGGTCATATACCGTAGCACTACTGGAAAAAACTATATTTTTCACTCCGTGTTTTTCCATAGATTCCGTGAGTCTGAGAGTTCACTCTACATTATTTTCATAATACATAAATGGCTTGTCACAACTCTCTCACACAGCTTTGAGTCCAGCAAAGTGTAGGACAGTATCAATTTTATTTTCTGAAAATACTTTTTCGAGATCTGCTGAGTTTCGTATGTCTCATTGGTAGAATTTTATTCAAGAACTCTTCTCAATTCTTCCATTGGAAAGGGAAGAAGAACCTGCGATTTGCTCTATTTTTTGAATAACGTCACTATCAGAGTTTGAGAGATTATCGAGTATGACAATATCATATCCAACCTCAAGAGCTGCAACTGCGCAGTGAGATCAGATATATCCAGTTCATCATGTGAGGAGAAGAGTTTTCATGATTATTTTTTAACGTGAGTCAGTTCAAAATAAAATAATACTGCAAGCAATATTGTTGTGATACATCATACTCAAACGAAACTATAAATAAAGTTCTCAAGAGAACTCGTTCATAGTGTATATACTACAATCACTAATAGTATTGAGCATGCTGCTAGTAACTTATTTGCATAATTACTATTCCATCACACAAGTATCTTTGAGAAAAAACTCATGTACGCAAGTAAACCATAATACATCAGTGACCAAAGATAAATATCAAAATACTCTGTGAGTTCAGGCTTCAGAATATGAAGTATAAAATTTCAAAAGAATACATTAAATACTAGAGCACTTACAACAACAAGAGTCATAATGACGAGTGGATTGAGTATGAGGTGTCGTGGAACTGTTGCTTTTGAGTGTTCTAAGATTTGTCCATAATACACCGTTTCAATGGAGAGCAGTAAAAATATCAAAAATTTTCCCAGTACAGCAATACCTACATACGCTCCAGCACTTGTAGCATCAAATATATTTTGCACAAATATAACATCAATATTCAAGAACAGTGCAAAAAAGAAACTAATAAGAAAAAATTTTATAATTTCCTTTTTATTATTTCTAAAATCTTTGAGTAATTCACTTGTTTTTCAAACAGAGCTTGTTCATTGAAATATGAATTTTAAATAGAGTATAGATATTCATAGTGAGATCAATCCACTTAGTACTACTCAATAAATAGCTCAATAAATATTGTACCCTAAATACACAAGTCAGATTCAAATCATGAGCTTCATTACAGGACCAATAATTTGAGAGAAAGAGAGATAATTAAATTGTTTTAATCATCTGAGAGATGACTGAACGACAGTTGATACAAAACTCAAAAATATGGTAGTTCCAATAAGTATAAAATACCCATATTCACTCACATCAAAATAGCGAGCTAACAGGGGAGTAAACATCCAAAAAATAAGAGTTCCAATCAATCAAACTACACTCAATATCTTGAGTGAAGCTACAAAAATATATTTCACTCGACCAGTGTCCCAGATATTTTTAGATATCTCTTTATTGAGAAACAGTATAATCCCAGTAGATATAACTCATATGAGATTCAGGACTCACATAATACTTCCAAATACTCAAAAATCCTCCAGTGTCATATACTGGAGCATGAGAGGATAGTAGGCATAGTTAATAGCTCAAGCTATTATACTCGCTCACATTATAAGTGCTATATTGTAATAGTTATTTTTCATTTTTTACTTTATATATTTTGATATGTTCGCTATCAAACAGTTTTTCATAATGAACTGTATCCTCTTCTAAAAACATATATTTTCTCCAGTCTGCACAACTTGAATTAAATAGAACATATTCAATCCTATTTTTTATAAGTAAGTTTATGTCTTTGTTATTTACAAACTTATTTATGTCTATAGATTGGGATGCAACACTATTTGAATACAGTTTCCCTATTTCTATATTATCAGAAGTGACAATATTAGCAGGATAGTATAAATCCTTTGCTCGATTTGCAGTCACCTTACCGTAAGTCCAATCACAAGCCATATAGCTATGCCAGGGAAAATTTATGATTTTACTGTCTGCTGGAATCTTAGTTTGCACAAATTCACGAGCTTCAAATATATCATCTGGATAATCAGATATATTGAGTTGCCCCCAGAATCAAATAAGCATTGTGGGAACCCATAGAATTGGCAATACTACGATAAATACTTTTACAAGGTATTGAAAAAGTCGTTTAAATATATTCTCTTGTATATTATTGAGCCACTTAGAGTGGAGTAAATACATAGATCATATGACAAAATATATCATGTATATTCACTGCGTCAATGCTAACCACTTTTGAGGTTCTCTCATACCGATATAAAACGGCAGATATTCATAAAGTATTTCACTTGACCATCCCCAAATTGGCGATGCGATTCACATAGATAATATGTATGCTATAACTGCAATACTACTGAGAACAATCGCTATATATTTATCTCTGATATAGAGTTTGTATCATCCGTATACAACTATAGTGAGTACTAGAATTGCAAATATATACCAATACTTCATGATATCATCGGGAGATATGATATGATATTTTTCACCCCAAAAACCATATCCAAACAGATGAGTGAGATCCACTCATAGTCCAGATAAGCTGTTTCATTGAAATACTTCAATATTATCACGAGTGAATGACTCAAGCTTGGACACATTTGTATTGAGTCGAAGGGCATAATCTCAAACAAGCCAATTTATATTGAGTAAAATAACACCAAAAAGTATGAGCATAAACTGGATAATATTCTTTGGGTACATCAGAGTCAATACTGTTAATATCAGTACGATCAGTAATATTGCGTGTGGAAATATCATCCATGCCACAGCAAATGGAAACATAGAGAGTATTCACAGGTTGTAGTACTTCAGAATCCTGTGATAATCATATGTTGCATCGCATGGTCGAGCTCTACAAATCAGAATTATTAGTATTCATATTATGAGCATATAGCTTCCAAATGCTATTCCCGTTTGACTAATAAGTCGCTCATACATAAATGGATTATATACAGCCGCAATTATAGCAGCTATATCAAGCGTTTTACTTCTAAACTGGGGAAATGTTGTTCAAATATACTTTGATATTAGTAGTCATGTAGTGATTCAAACAAGAATTACAAATACAAAAAAAAGTTTTGAAAACAGTGCATATCATAATAAATATGATAATAAATGAGTTAAGTGTCAAAATATTGATACTTCAAAAAATCATCTAAATTCTGTGAAAGGTGCAAATCCAGTATCAAGTAGGAAATATGTACCGAGTAATAAGAAGAAACTTGGGAAAAGATTAATTATCAGTATTCCAAGTATCAGTATGATTATGTGCCAAGAGTTTTTAAGCATTCTTTTTTCTATATTTATAATAACTTTGTAATCATCATATAATTATTAATATATTTATAATAAACAACACAAAGTATATATGATATTTTCAAACTTTTTGAATCTGTAAGTAATCATTAGAACTTGGTGTAAAGTAAACTTCTCAATTTTTACAGTCTTCAACTAATAAATTTGTATCTCAATCTATCCAAAAAGAATTACAAACTGATAATTTCTTTGAATCAAGTATCAAATTATAAATATAAATATTTCAGATTTGATTTGTATTCACTAAAATTCATTGAATCAATAATTCTTCTTCAAGCTCTAATCTAGAAATAGTATTTCTATAAAAATTTTTATCAGTATTGTCGTCATAAATAATCTTATTTACTCAATATTCTTCAAGTTTATTTACCCAGTTTAAAAGCCT
This region includes:
- a CDS encoding oligosaccharide flippase family protein, whose amino-acid sequence is MKNNYYNIALIMGASIIAGAINYAYYPLMLQYMTLEDFGVFGSIMGVLNLIGVISTGIILFLNKEISKNIWDTGRVKYIFVASLKILSVVGLIGTLIFWMFTPLLARYFDVSEYGYFILIGTTIFLSFVSTVVQSSLRGLKQFNYLSFSQIIGPVMKLMIGIGLVYLGYNIYGAIYGVVLSGLISLGISILYLKFIFQGTSSVGKTSELLKDFRNNKKEIIKFFLISFFFALFLNIDVIFVQNIFDATSAGAYVGIAVLGKFLIFLLLSIETVYYGQILEHSKATVPRHLILNPLVIMTLVVVSALVFNVFFGNFILHILKPELTEYFDIYLWSLMYYGLLAYMSFFSKILVGWNSNYANKLLAACSILLVIVVYTLGTSSLENFIYSFVGVGCITTILLAVLFYFELTHVKK
- the galE gene encoding UDP-glucose 4-epimerase GalE, which translates into the protein MKTLLLTGGTGYIGSHCAVAALEVGYDIVILDNLSNSDSDVIQKIEQIAGSSSLSNGRIEKSSGIKFYQGDIRNSADLEKVFSENKIDTVLHFAGLKAVGESCDKPFMYYENNVEGTLRLTESMEKHGVKNIVFSSSATVYDPSALSPLREDSPTGNTSNPYGTSKFIIENILRDLATHQGLKVANLRYFNPIGAHSSGLIGENPRDIPNNLLPYIMKVASGELSQLKVFGDDYETVDGTGVRDYIHVEDLAAGHIAALEWLENNKTQGIFETFNLGTGTGSSVMEMIEITEEVTGTALPYTVSNRRPGDIATAYCNPEKALKILAWKTTKTIQESITDSWNYIEKQKS